The proteins below are encoded in one region of Streptomyces cyanogenus:
- the ctaD gene encoding cytochrome c oxidase subunit I: protein MATETAGVTAGPVRGGRLVVDWLTTTDHKKIGHLYLITGFGFFLAGGVMALLMRAELARPGLQIMNNDQYNQLFTLHGTIMLLLFATPSFAGFANELMPLQIGAPDVAFPRLNMLSYWLFAFGGLIVLGSLLVPGGPAAFGWFAYAPLNDLTHSPGVGPDLWIMGLALSGFGTILGAVNFITTIIGMRAPGMTMFRMPIFTWNTLFTSILILLAFPVLAAALLVLEADRRFGSQVFEAANGGALLWQHLFWFFGHPEVYIIALPFFGIITEIIPVFSRKPIFGYLTLVGATMAITGLSIVVWAHHMFATGAVLLPFFSLMSFLIAVPTGVKFFNWTGTMIKGSLSFETPMLWATGFLVTFLFGGLTGVILASPPLDFHVTDSYFVVAHFHYVVFGTVVFAVFGGLFFWWPKFTGKMLDERLGKIQFWTLFVGFHTTFLVQHWLGAEGMPRRYADYLATDGFTALNTVSTIGAFLLGLSTLPFLYNVWKTARYGERVEAEDPWGWGRSLEWATSCPPPRHNFVTLPRIRSESPAFDLHHPEYAARAPQPEPKGHQV from the coding sequence ATGGCGACCGAGACGGCAGGGGTGACGGCAGGGCCGGTGCGGGGCGGCCGGCTGGTGGTGGACTGGCTCACCACCACCGACCACAAGAAGATCGGCCATCTGTACCTGATCACCGGGTTCGGGTTCTTCCTGGCGGGCGGGGTCATGGCGCTGCTGATGCGCGCGGAACTCGCCCGGCCCGGTCTCCAGATCATGAACAACGACCAGTACAACCAGCTGTTCACGCTGCACGGCACGATCATGCTGCTGCTGTTCGCGACACCGAGCTTCGCGGGGTTCGCCAACGAGCTGATGCCGTTGCAGATAGGCGCCCCGGACGTGGCCTTCCCGCGTCTGAACATGCTCTCGTACTGGCTGTTCGCGTTCGGCGGGCTGATCGTGCTGGGCTCGCTGCTGGTGCCCGGCGGCCCGGCCGCGTTCGGCTGGTTCGCCTACGCACCGCTCAACGACCTCACGCACTCCCCCGGCGTCGGCCCGGACCTGTGGATCATGGGCCTGGCCCTGTCCGGCTTCGGGACGATCCTCGGCGCCGTCAACTTCATCACCACCATCATCGGGATGCGCGCGCCGGGCATGACGATGTTCCGGATGCCGATCTTCACCTGGAACACGCTGTTCACGTCGATCCTGATCCTGCTGGCGTTCCCGGTGCTGGCGGCGGCGCTGCTGGTGCTGGAGGCGGACCGCCGGTTCGGCTCGCAGGTGTTCGAGGCGGCGAACGGCGGGGCGCTGCTGTGGCAGCACCTGTTCTGGTTCTTCGGGCATCCCGAGGTGTACATCATCGCGCTGCCGTTCTTCGGGATCATCACGGAGATCATCCCGGTGTTCAGCCGGAAACCGATCTTCGGCTATCTGACCCTGGTCGGCGCCACGATGGCGATCACCGGGCTGTCGATCGTGGTGTGGGCGCACCACATGTTCGCGACCGGCGCCGTGCTGCTGCCGTTCTTCTCCCTCATGTCGTTCCTGATCGCGGTGCCGACGGGGGTGAAGTTCTTCAACTGGACCGGCACGATGATCAAGGGCTCGCTGTCCTTCGAGACGCCGATGCTGTGGGCCACGGGCTTCCTGGTGACGTTCCTGTTCGGCGGGCTGACCGGGGTGATCCTGGCGTCCCCGCCGCTGGACTTCCACGTCACGGACTCGTACTTCGTCGTCGCCCACTTCCACTACGTGGTCTTCGGCACGGTCGTCTTCGCGGTCTTCGGGGGCCTCTTCTTCTGGTGGCCGAAGTTCACCGGCAAGATGCTGGACGAGCGGCTCGGGAAGATCCAGTTCTGGACCCTGTTCGTGGGCTTCCACACCACCTTCCTGGTGCAGCACTGGCTGGGCGCCGAGGGCATGCCCCGCCGGTACGCCGACTATCTGGCGACCGACGGCTTCACCGCCCTCAACACCGTGTCCACGATCGGCGCCTTCCTGCTCGGCCTGTCCACGCTGCCGTTCCTCTACAACGTCTGGAAGACCGCCCGGTACGGCGAGCGCGTCGAGGCCGAGGACCCCTGGGGCTGGGGCCGCTCGCTGGAGTGGGCGACCTCCTGCCCGCCGCCCCGGCACAACTTCGTCACCCTGCCCCGGATCCGCTCGGAGTCCCCGGCGTTCGACCTGCACCACCCGGAGTACGCGGCCCGGGCCCCACAGCCCGAGCCGAAGGGGCATCAGGTCTGA
- a CDS encoding transglycosylase family protein yields the protein MSDCADTTRNTARPDGARKGRTTAALAGAALLAPLGLLAATGNAAAADNGVWDRIAQCESGGNWHINTGNGYYGGLQFSASTWRAYGGTAYAPTADQASRSAQIAVATKVQGAQGWGAWPVCSARAGASGAAPAAAHTGSSGTTAASRGEATTRSAPVRSAPSKAPERPAATTGRAAPHGDYTVREGDTLSTIAARHGTTWQRIYAANKAVIGDDPDLIVPGQRLAL from the coding sequence ATGTCCGACTGTGCCGATACCACCCGCAACACCGCCCGTCCCGACGGCGCCCGCAAGGGCCGTACGACGGCCGCGCTCGCCGGAGCCGCGCTGCTGGCCCCGCTGGGACTGCTGGCCGCGACCGGCAACGCCGCCGCGGCGGACAACGGAGTGTGGGACCGCATCGCCCAGTGCGAGAGCGGCGGCAACTGGCACATCAACACCGGCAACGGCTACTACGGCGGACTCCAGTTCTCCGCCTCGACCTGGCGCGCGTACGGCGGCACCGCCTACGCCCCGACGGCCGACCAGGCCTCCAGGAGCGCGCAGATCGCCGTCGCCACCAAGGTCCAGGGCGCCCAGGGCTGGGGCGCCTGGCCGGTCTGCTCGGCCCGGGCCGGGGCCTCCGGCGCCGCCCCGGCCGCCGCCCACACCGGCTCCTCCGGCACGACGGCGGCCTCCCGCGGCGAGGCGACGACGCGGTCCGCCCCCGTGCGGTCCGCCCCGTCGAAGGCGCCGGAACGCCCGGCGGCCACCACCGGGCGCGCGGCCCCGCACGGTGACTACACCGTCCGCGAGGGCGACACCCTGAGCACCATCGCCGCCCGGCACGGCACCACCTGGCAGCGGATCTACGCCGCCAACAAGGCCGTCATCGGCGACGACCCCGACCTGATCGTGCCCGGCCAGCGCCTCGCGCTCTGA
- the der gene encoding ribosome biogenesis GTPase Der — translation MNDDIQPGDSAEHEYDHGALGDAEYAEFMELAAEEGFDIEDVEGAIEAAGHGPLPVLAVVGRPNVGKSTLVNRMIGRREAVVEDRPGVTRDRVTYEAEWAGRRFKVVDTGGWEQDVLGIDASVAAQAEYAIEAADAVVFVVDAKVGATDTDEAVVRLLRKAGKPVVLCANKVDGPSGEADAAYLWNLGLGEPHPVSALHGRGTGDMLDAVLEVLPNAPEQSFGTAIGGPRRIALIGRPNVGKSSLLNKVAGEERVVVNELAGTTRDPVDEMIELGGKTWKFVDTAGIRKRVHLQQGADYYASLRTAAAVEKAEVAVVLIDASENISVQDQRIVTMAVEAGRALVLAFNKWDTLDEERRYYLEREIETELGQVAWAPRVNVSARTGRHMEKLVPAIETALAGWETRVPTGRLNAFLGELVSAHPHPIRGGKQPRILFGTQAGTKPPRFVLFASGFIEAGYRRFIERRLREEFGFEGTPIHISVRVREKRGAKKK, via the coding sequence ATGAACGACGACATCCAGCCCGGCGACTCGGCTGAGCACGAGTACGACCACGGGGCTCTCGGCGACGCCGAGTACGCGGAGTTCATGGAGCTCGCCGCGGAAGAGGGCTTCGACATCGAGGACGTCGAAGGCGCCATCGAGGCGGCGGGCCACGGTCCGCTGCCCGTGCTCGCCGTCGTCGGCCGCCCCAATGTCGGCAAGTCGACCCTGGTGAACCGGATGATCGGCCGCCGCGAGGCGGTCGTGGAGGACCGGCCGGGCGTCACCCGCGACCGCGTCACCTACGAGGCCGAGTGGGCCGGCCGCCGCTTCAAGGTCGTCGACACCGGCGGCTGGGAGCAGGACGTCCTCGGTATCGACGCCTCCGTGGCGGCGCAGGCCGAGTACGCGATCGAGGCGGCCGACGCGGTCGTCTTCGTGGTCGACGCCAAGGTCGGCGCGACCGACACCGACGAGGCGGTCGTCCGGCTGCTGCGCAAGGCCGGCAAGCCGGTCGTGCTCTGCGCCAACAAGGTCGACGGCCCGAGCGGCGAGGCCGACGCGGCCTACCTGTGGAACCTCGGACTCGGCGAGCCCCACCCGGTCTCGGCCCTGCACGGCCGCGGCACCGGCGACATGCTCGACGCCGTCCTGGAGGTCCTGCCCAACGCCCCCGAGCAGTCCTTCGGCACCGCGATCGGCGGCCCCCGCCGCATCGCCCTGATCGGCCGCCCGAACGTCGGCAAGTCCTCGCTGCTGAACAAGGTGGCCGGCGAGGAGCGGGTCGTCGTCAACGAGCTGGCGGGCACCACCCGCGACCCGGTCGACGAGATGATCGAACTGGGCGGCAAGACCTGGAAGTTCGTGGACACCGCGGGCATCCGCAAGCGGGTCCACCTCCAGCAGGGAGCCGACTACTACGCCTCGCTGCGCACGGCGGCCGCCGTGGAGAAGGCCGAGGTCGCCGTCGTCCTGATCGACGCCTCCGAGAACATCTCCGTGCAGGACCAGCGGATCGTCACCATGGCGGTCGAGGCGGGCCGCGCGCTGGTCCTCGCCTTCAACAAGTGGGACACCCTCGACGAGGAGCGCCGCTACTACCTGGAGCGGGAGATCGAGACCGAGCTGGGCCAGGTCGCCTGGGCGCCCCGGGTCAACGTCTCGGCGCGCACCGGCCGGCACATGGAGAAGCTGGTCCCGGCGATCGAGACCGCGCTGGCCGGCTGGGAGACGCGCGTCCCCACGGGCCGCCTGAACGCCTTCCTCGGCGAGCTGGTCTCGGCCCACCCGCACCCCATCCGGGGCGGCAAGCAGCCGCGCATCCTGTTCGGCACGCAGGCCGGCACCAAGCCCCCGCGGTTCGTGCTCTTCGCCTCCGGCTTCATCGAGGCCGGCTACCGGCGCTTCATCGAGCGCCGGCTGCGCGAGGAGTTCGGCTTCGAGGGCACCCCGATCCACATCTCGGTGCGGGTGCGCGAGAAGCGCGGCGCGAAGAAGAAGTAA
- a CDS encoding lysophospholipid acyltransferase family protein, with amino-acid sequence MYGLWKPRVLGAWKVPATGPVILAVNHSHNIDGPMVMGVAPRPTHFLIKKEAFVGPLDAFLTGIGQLKVDRTAADRTAISQALGVLAAGGVLGIFPEGTRGEGDFASLRAGLAYFAVRGGAPIVPVAVLGSSGRPGRLTKALPPLRSRIDVVFGDPFEAGDGSGRRTRKALDEATERIQKQLTSHLENARRLTGRESDT; translated from the coding sequence ATGTACGGCCTGTGGAAGCCGCGCGTGCTCGGCGCCTGGAAGGTGCCGGCCACCGGCCCGGTGATCCTCGCCGTGAACCACTCCCACAACATCGACGGCCCGATGGTCATGGGCGTGGCGCCCCGCCCCACCCACTTCCTGATCAAGAAGGAGGCCTTCGTCGGCCCGCTGGACGCCTTCCTGACCGGCATCGGCCAGCTGAAGGTGGACCGCACGGCCGCCGACCGCACCGCGATCAGCCAGGCCCTCGGCGTGCTGGCGGCCGGGGGAGTGCTGGGCATCTTCCCGGAGGGCACCCGGGGCGAGGGCGACTTCGCCTCGCTGCGCGCCGGGCTCGCCTACTTCGCGGTGCGCGGCGGGGCACCGATCGTGCCCGTGGCCGTCCTGGGAAGCTCCGGGCGGCCCGGACGGTTGACAAAGGCGCTGCCCCCGCTGCGCTCCCGGATCGACGTCGTCTTCGGCGACCCGTTCGAGGCGGGCGACGGTTCCGGGCGGCGTACGCGCAAGGCGCTGGACGAGGCGACCGAGCGCATCCAGAAGCAGCTCACCAGCCACCTGGAAAACGCCAGGCGCCTGACCGGGCGCGAGAGCGACACTTGA
- the cmk gene encoding (d)CMP kinase produces MENGAAPTAKPVIVAIDGPSGTGKSSTSKAVAAQLGLSYLDTGAQYRAITWWMVTNGIDLEDPTAIAAVAGKPEIVSGTDPAAPTIMVDGVDVAGPIRTQEVTSKVSAVSAVPEVRTRITELQRSLAAAAEHGIVVEGRDIGTTVLPDADLKIFLTASPEARAARRSGELKGADIHATREALIKRDAADSSRKTSPLAKADDAVEVDTTELTLAQVIECVVTLVEEKRAGK; encoded by the coding sequence GTGGAAAACGGCGCCGCCCCGACCGCCAAGCCCGTGATCGTCGCGATCGACGGTCCCTCCGGCACGGGCAAGTCGAGCACGTCGAAGGCCGTGGCCGCGCAGCTCGGCCTCAGCTACCTGGACACCGGTGCCCAGTACCGGGCGATCACCTGGTGGATGGTGACCAACGGCATCGACCTGGAGGACCCGACCGCCATCGCCGCCGTCGCCGGCAAGCCGGAGATCGTCTCCGGCACCGACCCAGCCGCCCCGACCATCATGGTCGACGGCGTCGACGTCGCCGGCCCGATCCGCACCCAGGAGGTCACCTCCAAGGTCAGCGCGGTCAGCGCGGTGCCCGAGGTACGCACCCGGATCACCGAGCTGCAGCGCTCGCTGGCCGCCGCCGCGGAGCACGGCATCGTGGTCGAGGGCCGGGACATCGGTACGACCGTCCTGCCGGACGCCGACCTGAAGATCTTCCTCACCGCCTCCCCGGAGGCCCGTGCGGCCCGCCGCAGCGGCGAGCTGAAGGGTGCCGACATCCACGCCACCCGCGAGGCCCTGATCAAGCGGGACGCGGCCGACTCCAGCCGCAAGACCTCGCCGCTCGCCAAGGCCGACGACGCGGTCGAGGTGGACACCACCGAGCTGACTCTCGCCCAGGTCATCGAGTGCGTCGTCACCCTGGTCGAGGAGAAGCGAGCCGGGAAGTGA
- a CDS encoding prephenate dehydrogenase, which produces MRTALVIGTGLIGTSAALALVRRGVTVHLADHDPEQARTAAALGAGTDEAPEGPVDLAIVAAPPAHVARVLADAMRRGVARGYLDVASVKGGPRRELEALGLDLTAYIGSHPMSGREKSGPLAATGDLFEGRPWVLTPTRDTDTEVLNLALELVSHCRAVPVVMDADAHDRAVALVSHMPHLVSSMVAARLEHAEEAAVRLCGQGIRDVTRIAASDPRMWIDILSANPGPVADLLSDVAADLDETVRALRALQSSDEDKRSEGSAGIEDVLRRGNAGQVRVPGKHGSAPRAYETVVVLIDDQPGQLARIFADAGRAGVNIEDVRIEHATGQQAGLVQLSVEPKAAGALTAALRERGWALRQ; this is translated from the coding sequence GTGAGAACCGCACTCGTCATCGGAACCGGCCTGATCGGCACCTCCGCCGCCCTGGCCCTCGTCCGGCGCGGGGTGACCGTCCACCTCGCCGACCACGACCCCGAGCAGGCCCGCACCGCGGCCGCGCTGGGCGCCGGCACCGACGAGGCCCCCGAGGGCCCGGTCGACCTGGCGATCGTGGCCGCCCCGCCCGCCCACGTGGCCCGGGTGCTCGCCGACGCCATGCGCCGCGGCGTGGCCCGCGGCTACCTGGACGTCGCCAGCGTCAAGGGCGGCCCCCGCCGCGAGCTGGAGGCGCTCGGCCTGGACCTCACCGCGTACATCGGCAGCCATCCCATGTCGGGCCGGGAGAAGTCCGGGCCGCTGGCCGCCACCGGCGACCTCTTCGAGGGCCGCCCCTGGGTGCTCACCCCGACCCGGGACACCGACACCGAGGTGCTGAACCTCGCCCTGGAACTGGTCTCGCACTGCCGGGCCGTCCCGGTCGTCATGGACGCCGACGCCCACGACCGCGCCGTCGCCCTCGTCTCCCACATGCCCCACCTGGTGTCCAGCATGGTCGCCGCGCGCCTGGAGCATGCCGAGGAGGCCGCCGTACGCCTGTGCGGGCAGGGCATCCGGGACGTGACCCGGATCGCCGCCTCCGACCCACGCATGTGGATCGACATCCTGTCCGCGAACCCGGGGCCGGTCGCCGACCTGCTCTCCGACGTCGCCGCCGACCTGGACGAGACGGTCCGGGCGCTGCGCGCCCTGCAGTCCTCCGACGAGGACAAGCGCAGCGAGGGCAGCGCCGGCATCGAGGACGTGCTGCGCCGCGGGAACGCGGGCCAGGTGCGGGTACCCGGCAAGCATGGCAGCGCCCCGCGCGCGTACGAGACCGTCGTCGTCCTCATCGACGACCAGCCCGGCCAGCTCGCCCGGATCTTCGCGGACGCGGGCCGGGCCGGGGTCAACATCGAGGACGTCCGGATCGAGCACGCCACGGGGCAGCAGGCCGGTCTCGTCCAGCTGAGCGTGGAGCCGAAGGCGGCGGGGGCGCTGACCGCCGCGCTGCGGGAGCGCGGCTGGGCCCTGCGGCAGTAG
- the aroH gene encoding chorismate mutase, which produces MAVRAVRGAVQLERDEAGHMEERVGALLTAVLERNGLTADDLISIWFTATPDLHSDFPAAAARKLGLVDVPLICAQELDVEGAMPRVVRILAHIESDQPRAGIAHVYLGAAAALRKDIAQ; this is translated from the coding sequence GTGGCGGTACGAGCGGTCCGGGGGGCCGTCCAGCTGGAGCGGGACGAGGCCGGCCACATGGAGGAGCGGGTCGGGGCGCTGCTCACCGCCGTCCTGGAACGGAACGGGCTGACCGCCGACGACCTGATCAGCATCTGGTTCACGGCCACCCCCGACCTGCACAGCGACTTCCCGGCCGCCGCCGCCCGCAAGCTCGGCCTCGTGGACGTCCCCCTCATCTGCGCCCAGGAACTGGACGTCGAGGGCGCCATGCCCCGGGTCGTACGGATCCTCGCGCACATCGAGTCGGACCAGCCCCGCGCCGGCATCGCCCACGTCTACCTCGGCGCCGCCGCGGCCCTGCGCAAGGACATCGCCCAGTGA
- a CDS encoding Rieske (2Fe-2S) protein, with translation MPQPATRRTVVATGAGALALGCVGCGGKDGGGATASASSAPDSVSASASAAGQDAAATGGTVLARTGDIPEGGGMVFTAQKVVVTQPKKGDFKAFSAVCTHQGCMVNAVADGTIDCPCHGSRFRIDDGSVAHGPATRPLPERSITVDGNSIRLT, from the coding sequence ATGCCCCAGCCGGCTACACGGCGGACGGTTGTCGCCACGGGCGCCGGTGCGCTCGCCCTGGGATGCGTGGGGTGCGGCGGCAAGGACGGAGGCGGCGCCACGGCGTCGGCGTCGTCGGCGCCGGACTCGGTGTCGGCATCGGCATCCGCGGCCGGGCAGGATGCGGCGGCCACCGGCGGGACGGTGCTGGCGCGGACGGGTGACATCCCGGAGGGCGGCGGCATGGTGTTCACGGCGCAGAAGGTGGTGGTCACCCAGCCGAAGAAGGGTGACTTCAAGGCGTTCTCGGCGGTCTGCACGCACCAGGGCTGCATGGTGAACGCGGTGGCGGACGGCACCATCGACTGCCCCTGCCACGGCAGCAGGTTCCGGATCGACGACGGTTCGGTGGCCCACGGTCCCGCGACCAGACCGCTGCCCGAGCGCTCGATCACGGTGGACGGAAATTCGATCCGCCTGACCTGA
- a CDS encoding nucleotidyltransferase domain-containing protein, translated as MQPQDLVRDHTIYACVMGSRAFGLATEASDTDRRGVFLAPTPLFWRFEKPPTHVEGPGEEQFSWELERFCELALRGNPNILECLHSPLVEHLDDTGRELLSLRRAFLSRRAYDTFTRYALGQRRKLDAGIRATGAPRWKHAMHLLRLLMSARDLLRTGELRIDVGERREPLLAVKRGEVPWAEVEAWMARLAAGTEEALRGSPLPPEPDHARVAAFLYRVRRDSARQAEPDHQVVQGVVGAGRFGQG; from the coding sequence ATGCAGCCGCAGGACCTGGTACGCGACCACACGATCTACGCCTGTGTCATGGGCTCCCGCGCCTTCGGCCTGGCGACGGAGGCCAGCGACACCGACCGGCGCGGGGTGTTCCTCGCCCCGACCCCGTTGTTCTGGCGGTTCGAGAAGCCGCCGACGCATGTGGAGGGGCCGGGCGAGGAGCAGTTCTCCTGGGAGCTGGAACGGTTCTGCGAGCTGGCGCTGCGCGGCAACCCGAACATCCTGGAGTGCCTGCACTCCCCTCTGGTGGAGCACCTGGACGACACCGGCCGCGAACTGCTGTCCCTGCGCCGCGCCTTCCTGTCCCGGCGGGCGTACGACACCTTCACGCGCTACGCGCTCGGCCAGCGGCGGAAACTGGACGCCGGCATCCGCGCCACGGGCGCCCCGCGCTGGAAGCACGCGATGCACCTGCTGCGCCTGCTGATGAGCGCCCGGGACCTGCTGCGCACCGGAGAGCTGCGGATCGACGTCGGTGAGCGGCGCGAGCCCCTGCTGGCGGTGAAGCGCGGCGAGGTGCCGTGGGCCGAGGTGGAGGCGTGGATGGCCCGGCTGGCGGCCGGGACCGAGGAGGCCCTGCGGGGCAGCCCGCTGCCGCCGGAGCCGGACCACGCGCGCGTGGCCGCCTTCCTGTACCGGGTGCGCCGGGACTCGGCCCGCCAGGCGGAGCCGGACCACCAGGTCGTGCAGGGCGTCGTGGGCGCCGGCCGCTTCGGGCAGGGCTGA
- a CDS encoding ADP-ribosylglycohydrolase family protein: MPKQPATGALLGLALGDALGYPTEFKTVPLILSMFGPWRELELSQRARVSDDTQMTLAVGRALATAMERGFLAPKRLERSLREEFVDWYQSPENNRAPGNTCLRACELLKAEGRAWQDASRIGSKGCGANMRVAPIGLAPGLSGEQRAGAAQLQAALTHGHPTALAASDLTAHAVHLLARGADPAGLVGHLRSYALDNRTRYHHTWLGDLWTRSQDPGPEQFVARGWDECLEILGRLQEAVRTVSPETDPCLATGEGWIAEEALATGLLCFLLFPDEPVTALRRAACTAGDSDSVACLTGAFAGAWLGAEAWPADWAERIEYRGDLSALGALWDA, encoded by the coding sequence ATGCCCAAGCAGCCGGCGACCGGAGCACTCCTCGGCCTCGCCCTCGGGGACGCCCTCGGCTACCCGACCGAGTTCAAGACCGTGCCGCTGATCCTGTCGATGTTCGGGCCCTGGCGGGAGCTGGAGCTGTCGCAGCGCGCCCGGGTCTCCGACGACACCCAGATGACCCTCGCCGTCGGCCGGGCGCTCGCCACCGCCATGGAGCGCGGCTTCCTCGCCCCGAAGCGTCTGGAGCGGTCGCTGCGCGAGGAGTTCGTGGACTGGTACCAGTCGCCCGAGAACAACCGGGCGCCGGGCAACACGTGTCTGCGGGCCTGCGAGCTGCTCAAGGCGGAGGGCCGCGCCTGGCAGGACGCCAGTCGGATCGGCTCCAAGGGCTGCGGCGCCAACATGCGGGTCGCCCCGATCGGCCTCGCCCCCGGCCTGAGCGGCGAACAGCGCGCCGGTGCCGCCCAGTTGCAGGCCGCGCTCACCCACGGCCACCCCACCGCGCTGGCCGCCTCCGACCTCACCGCCCACGCCGTCCACCTGCTCGCCCGGGGCGCCGACCCGGCCGGACTGGTCGGGCACCTGCGCTCCTACGCCCTGGACAACCGCACCCGCTACCACCACACCTGGCTCGGCGACCTGTGGACCCGTTCCCAGGACCCCGGCCCCGAGCAGTTCGTCGCGCGCGGCTGGGACGAGTGCCTGGAGATCCTCGGCCGGCTCCAGGAGGCCGTACGGACCGTCTCCCCGGAGACCGACCCGTGCCTGGCCACCGGCGAGGGCTGGATCGCCGAGGAGGCCCTCGCCACCGGGCTGCTGTGCTTCCTGCTCTTCCCCGACGAGCCCGTCACCGCCCTGCGCCGCGCCGCCTGCACCGCCGGCGACTCCGACTCCGTCGCCTGCCTCACCGGCGCCTTCGCGGGTGCCTGGCTGGGCGCGGAGGCCTGGCCCGCCGACTGGGCGGAGCGGATCGAGTACCGAGGCGACCTGTCGGCCCTGGGAGCGCTCTGGGACGCTTAG
- a CDS encoding pseudouridine synthase encodes MRSSGSGKSGGRGNHRGAGNDRDQKQGQGRPRKPRPEERRYDVGPGATKDGPKSGRGGAARGGAKGGPKQTRQGGRTAPARSREYETRVEERNRERYAGKKDIKLPKTFPGAEQEGERLQKVLARAGYGSRRACEELIDQARVEVNGEIVTEQGKRVDPEKDEVKVDGLTVATQSYQFFSLNKPAGVVSTMEDPEGRQCLGDYVTNRETRLFHVGRLDTETEGVILLTNHGELAHRLTHPKYGVKKTYLAAIVGPIPRDLGKRLKDGIQLEDGYARADHFRVVEQTGKNYLVEVTLHEGRKHIVRRMLAEAGFPVEKLVRTAFGPITLGDQKSGWLRRLSNTEVGMLMKEVDL; translated from the coding sequence ATGCGAAGCAGCGGCAGCGGCAAGAGCGGCGGGCGCGGTAACCACCGCGGTGCCGGCAACGACAGGGACCAGAAGCAGGGGCAGGGACGGCCCCGCAAGCCCCGCCCCGAGGAGCGCCGCTACGACGTGGGCCCGGGAGCCACCAAGGACGGACCCAAGTCCGGGCGCGGCGGTGCCGCGCGGGGCGGCGCCAAGGGCGGCCCGAAGCAGACCCGGCAGGGCGGCCGTACGGCCCCGGCGCGCTCCCGTGAGTACGAGACGCGGGTCGAGGAGCGCAACCGCGAGCGGTACGCCGGCAAGAAGGACATCAAGCTGCCCAAGACCTTCCCCGGCGCCGAGCAGGAGGGCGAGCGGCTGCAGAAGGTGCTGGCGCGCGCCGGCTACGGCTCCCGGCGGGCCTGCGAGGAGCTGATCGACCAGGCCAGGGTCGAGGTGAACGGCGAGATCGTCACCGAGCAGGGCAAGCGCGTGGACCCGGAGAAGGACGAGGTCAAGGTCGACGGCCTGACGGTCGCGACCCAGTCGTACCAGTTCTTCTCGCTGAACAAGCCCGCGGGCGTGGTGTCCACCATGGAGGACCCGGAGGGCCGGCAGTGCCTCGGTGACTACGTCACCAACCGCGAGACCCGGCTCTTCCACGTCGGCCGGCTGGACACCGAGACCGAGGGCGTCATCCTGCTCACCAACCACGGCGAGCTGGCGCACCGGCTGACCCACCCCAAGTACGGCGTGAAGAAGACGTACCTCGCGGCCATCGTGGGCCCGATCCCGCGCGACCTCGGCAAGCGCCTGAAGGACGGCATCCAGCTGGAGGACGGCTACGCGCGCGCGGACCACTTCCGGGTGGTCGAGCAGACCGGCAAGAACTACCTGGTCGAGGTGACCCTGCACGAGGGCCGCAAGCACATCGTGCGCCGCATGCTGGCGGAGGCGGGCTTCCCGGTGGAGAAGCTGGTGCGCACCGCCTTCGGGCCGATCACCCTGGGCGACCAGAAGTCCGGCTGGCTGCGCCGGCTGTCGAACACCGAGGTCGGCATGCTGATGAAGGAAGTCGACCTCTAA
- the scpB gene encoding SMC-Scp complex subunit ScpB, translated as MSEQTAEVPAGLRTVADLDLKPALEAMLMVVDEPATEEHLARILERPRRQIADALRELADEYTMQNRGFELRFVAGGWRFYTRAAYAPAVERLVLDGQTARLTQAALETLAVVAYRQPVSRSRVSAVRGVNCDGVMRTLLQRGLVEEAGTEPETGAILYRTTNYFLERMGLRGLDELPELAPFLPEAEAIEGETQEGVPSFDPDAPDAPGGQDADD; from the coding sequence GTGAGTGAGCAGACCGCCGAGGTCCCGGCCGGGCTGCGGACCGTCGCCGACCTCGACCTCAAGCCCGCCCTGGAGGCGATGCTCATGGTCGTGGACGAGCCCGCCACCGAGGAGCACCTGGCGAGGATCCTGGAGCGGCCCCGGCGGCAGATCGCGGACGCCCTGCGCGAGCTGGCCGACGAGTACACGATGCAGAACCGGGGCTTCGAGCTGCGGTTCGTCGCGGGCGGCTGGCGCTTCTACACCCGCGCCGCCTACGCGCCGGCCGTCGAGCGGCTGGTCCTGGACGGCCAGACCGCCCGGCTCACCCAGGCCGCGCTGGAGACCCTCGCGGTCGTCGCCTACCGCCAGCCGGTCAGCCGCAGCCGGGTCTCCGCCGTGCGCGGGGTGAACTGCGACGGCGTGATGCGCACCCTCCTCCAGCGCGGTCTGGTCGAGGAGGCGGGCACGGAACCCGAAACAGGTGCGATCCTGTACAGGACGACGAACTACTTCCTGGAGCGGATGGGCCTGCGCGGCCTGGACGAGCTTCCGGAGCTCGCGCCCTTCCTCCCCGAGGCGGAGGCGATCGAGGGCGAGACCCAGGAGGGGGTCCCGTCGTTCGACCCGGACGCGCCCGACGCGCCCGGCGGTCAGGACGCAGACGACTAA